Genomic window (Bacillus pumilus):
CAGCTGAATTCCGCAAACTATGCGAGGAGTATGCATGGAAGCAAATCGATGGTCAGCGCAATCAGTTTAAGCGATTGGGCGTCAGAGCCGACTGGGACAATCCTTATGTCACGTTAAAGCCTGAGTACGAGGCGCAGCAAATTCTTGTCTTCGGTGAAATGGCGAAGAGAGGCTATATTTACAAAGGTCTAAAGCCTGTTAACTGGTCTCCTTCAAGTGAGTCAGCTCTTGCTGAAGCAGAAATTGAATATAAAGACAAACGCTCACCATCTATTTACGTATCATTTAAAGTGAAAGATGGCAAAGGCGTACTTGAAAACGGCGAACAATTCATCATCTGGACAACAACACCTTGGACACTTCCTGCAAACCTTGGCATTTGTGTTCATCCAAATCTAGAATATAGTGTTCTTCAAGTAGGTGCTGAGCGATATGTTGTCGCATCTGAGTTAGTTGAACAAGTGGCAAAAACGCTTGGCTTTGAAGCGTATGAAGTTGTGAAAACACTAAAAGGAAAAGAATTAGATACGATCGTTGCAGAGCATCCAATCTACGGTAGAGACTCTCTTGTCATGCTTGGCGACCACGTGACGACAGATGCAGGAACAGGCTGTGTTCACACAGCACCTGGTCACGGGGAAGATGACTTTATTGTCAGCATGAAATACGGTCTTGACGTACTATGCCCAGTAGATGAAAAAGGTGTGATGACAGAAGAAGCACCTGGTTTTGAAGGGCTATTCTATGAGGATGCCAATAAAGCCATCACAGAACAGCTTGAAGCAAAAGGCGCGCTCAAAAAGCTTGACTTTATCACGCACTCCTACCCGCACGACTGGAGAACGAAGAAGCCAACGATTTATCGTGCGACAGCTCAGTGGTTTGCATCGATTAAGGATTTCAGAGAAGCACTACTCGATAATATTAAAGAAACAAAATGGGTGCCAGCATGGGGCGAAACACGCCTATTTAATATGGTGCGTGACAGAGGCGATTGGTGCATTTCAAGACAGCGTGTATGGGGGGTTCCAATTCCGGTCTTTTATGCAGAAAACGGTGATCCGATCATCACAGATGAAACGATTCAGCACGTCTCTCAATTATTTAGAGAACATGGCTCGAATATTTGGTTTGAAAAAGAAGCGAAAGAGCTATTACCAGAAGGTTTTACACATCCAGGCAGTCCAAACGGTGAATTCACAAAAGAGCAGGACATCATGGATGTATGGTTTGATTCTGGTTCTTCTCACCAAGCCGTTTTAGAAGAAAGAGATGACCTTGTTCGTCCAGCAGACCTTTACCTTGAAGGCTCTGACCAATATCGCGGCTGGTTCAACTCATCTTTATCAACAGCAGTTGCTGTTACTGGAAAAGCGCCGTATAAAGGTGTTCTCAGCCACGGCTTTACGCTTGATAAAGAAGGACGCAAGATGAGTAAATCACTTGGTAATACGATTGATCCAACGAAGGTGGCGAAGCAGCTTGGGGCGGAGATTCTTAGACTTTGGGTATCTTCTGTCAACTATCAAGCCGATCACCCAGTGTCTGATGATATCTTGAAACAAGTAGCAGAGGTCTATCGTAAAATCCGTAACACGTTCCGCTTCCTGCATGGTAACTTATTTGACTTTGAACCAGCAGTTAATGCAGTACCGGTAGAAGAGCTTCGCGAAGTGGACCAATATATCTTGATCAAATTAAACAAATTGATTGATAAAGTGAAAAAAGCATATGATGATTACGAATTTGCGGTTGTTTATCATGCCATTCACAATTTCTGTACGATTGAGCTCAGCTCTTTCTATCTCGATTTTGCAAAGGATGTCGTGTACATTGAGCATGCGGATCATCCAGATCGCCGCAGCATGCAGACGGTCTTCTACGAAACATTAATGGCATTAGTGAAGCTGACTGCACCAATTCTTCCGCATACAGCGGATGAATTATGGAGCCACTTAGGCTTTGTTGAAGAGCCAAGTGTTCAGTTAACAGATATGCCTGAAGGTGCGTTAGTTCCTCAAGCGGAAGCGACAGAAGCGAAGTTTGACCGCTTTATGGAAGTTCGTGACGATGTGCTAAAAGCGCTCGAAATTGCGCGTAATGAAAAAGTCATCGGACGTTCACTTGAAGCAAATGTAACCCTTTATGCGACAGAAGAAGTGAAAAATCTTCTTGCATCCATTAAAGAAGATGTGAAGCAGCTCTTTATCATCTCTGAATTAACGGTAGAAGATGAGCAAAATGCTGACGCGTCAGCGCCTGAATACACATCAGGACGAATTGTCGTTCAAAAAGCAGAAGGAGAACTGTGTGAACGTTCTCGTATGATTTCAAAAGATGTTGGGGCAAATCCAAAATACCCAACATTGTCACTGAAAAATGCTGAAATCGTGGAAAAATATTACCAGAATTAACAGCTCGATATCACCAACTAGCGCCCCGCCATACGCGGGGCGTTTTCTTTTTTGTGAAAATGACAGCGTTTAGAACGAAAGGAAAAATCTTATGGCTTTAAAGTGAGCAGCCGGGGCAACAATATGATTATCACGACAGGGCAGGAGTTGAAATAGCGACATGAATGGCGATCTAGAGACGATTTACACGGAACTCCTTCAAATGAAAGAAGAGCTGCAATCTAAACTGTTTGAATACGCATCATTTCGTTCACCCGCTGAGCATGTCACAATGAACGAGGTCCAAACGACCACGCTTCTTTATCACATCAAAGAAGAGCTGCAAGATGTGTCTCTCGCTATTGCAAAAATTGAGCAGGGAACCTATGGAATATGTGAGGTGACAGGTGATGTGATTCCGCTTGAACAAATGAGTATTCTTCCTACCGCCCGCACAGTAGACGACTTTTTATATCATAAGCAGTATGAGAAAAAAGCATTCACTCCTTATCCTCACGAATCAAATGATCCTCATTTTGAAGCCTTCCACATGTAGGGAGGTTTTTGTCTGTCAACTAAAGTTTCTTTACTCCTTCCTGTTTTCTTGATAAAATGCTTAAAGATCAAAGTATGAAGATGGAGGAACGTGTGTGTTCTATTACATAATCGCATTCGTGATAATTTGTTTAGACCAATTAACAAAATGGCTCATTGTCAAAAATATGATGCTCGGAGATTCTTATCCAGTGATTGATGGCTTCTTTTACATCACCTCTCACCGAAATTCAGGAGCAGCATGGGGGATTCTCCAAGGACAAATGTGGTTTTTCTATGTAATCACACTCGTTGTTATTGCGGGAATTGTTTATTATTTGCAAAAGCATGGGAAAAAGGACAAGCTGCTTGGCGTAGCGCTGGCCTTAATGCTTGGCGGTGCGATTGGCAACTTTATTGACCGTATTTTCCGTCAGGAAGTGGTAGATTTTGCTCATTTCGTCTTTGGGAATTATCACTACCCAATCTTTAATATTGCAGATTCTTCTCTATGCGTAGGGGTCATTCTGCTCTTCATTCAAATGCTGTTAGATGGAAAGAAAACGAAGGAGTCAACTACATGAACCAAGTAAATATTGCCGTTTCAGAAGAACAAACGAGTGAACGGCTTGATAAATTTCTCAGCACGACAGAACCAGAATGGTCAAGAACTCAAGTCCAGCAGTGGGTAAAAGATGGGCTGATCGAAGTAAATGGGAAGCAAGTGAAAGCCAATTACAAAGTACAAGCTGGAGATCAGATTAAAGTCGAGATTCCAGAACCAGAAGCACTAGATGTAGAAGCAGAAGCAATGGATCTTGATATTTATTATGAGGATGCAGATGTGTTAGTCGTGAATAAACCACGAGGTATGGTTGTTCATCCAGCGCCAGGTCACGTGTCAGGAACGCTTGTAAATGGTCTAATGGCACATTGCACGGACTTATCAGGGATTAATGGTGTGATGCGTCCAGGCATTGTTCACCGAATTGATAAAGACACGTCTGGGCTGTTAATGGTTGCGAAAAATGATATGGCGCATGAATCGCTCGTCAATCAGCTTGTGGCTAAGACCGTCACAAGAAAATATACGGCCGTTGTCCATGGCATCATTCAGCATGATACAGGTACCATTGATGCCCCAATTGGAAGAGACAAAAAAGACCGCCAAAGCATGACAGTTACAAAAGAAAGTTCAAAGCAAGCAGTCACTCATTTTGATGTGATTGAACGCTTTCAGGACTTCACGCTTGTAGAGTGCCGTCTTGAAACAGGAAGAACACACCAAATTCGTGTTCATATGAAATATATCGGCTATCCGCTT
Coding sequences:
- the ileS gene encoding isoleucine--tRNA ligase; this translates as MNYKDTLLMPKTEFPMRGNLPNKEPEIQEEWAEKDIYQMVLERTKGRPTFILHDGPPYANGDIHMGHALNKILKDFIVRFKSMNGFHAPYVPGWDTHGLPIETALTKNKKVKRKEMSTAEFRKLCEEYAWKQIDGQRNQFKRLGVRADWDNPYVTLKPEYEAQQILVFGEMAKRGYIYKGLKPVNWSPSSESALAEAEIEYKDKRSPSIYVSFKVKDGKGVLENGEQFIIWTTTPWTLPANLGICVHPNLEYSVLQVGAERYVVASELVEQVAKTLGFEAYEVVKTLKGKELDTIVAEHPIYGRDSLVMLGDHVTTDAGTGCVHTAPGHGEDDFIVSMKYGLDVLCPVDEKGVMTEEAPGFEGLFYEDANKAITEQLEAKGALKKLDFITHSYPHDWRTKKPTIYRATAQWFASIKDFREALLDNIKETKWVPAWGETRLFNMVRDRGDWCISRQRVWGVPIPVFYAENGDPIITDETIQHVSQLFREHGSNIWFEKEAKELLPEGFTHPGSPNGEFTKEQDIMDVWFDSGSSHQAVLEERDDLVRPADLYLEGSDQYRGWFNSSLSTAVAVTGKAPYKGVLSHGFTLDKEGRKMSKSLGNTIDPTKVAKQLGAEILRLWVSSVNYQADHPVSDDILKQVAEVYRKIRNTFRFLHGNLFDFEPAVNAVPVEELREVDQYILIKLNKLIDKVKKAYDDYEFAVVYHAIHNFCTIELSSFYLDFAKDVVYIEHADHPDRRSMQTVFYETLMALVKLTAPILPHTADELWSHLGFVEEPSVQLTDMPEGALVPQAEATEAKFDRFMEVRDDVLKALEIARNEKVIGRSLEANVTLYATEEVKNLLASIKEDVKQLFIISELTVEDEQNADASAPEYTSGRIVVQKAEGELCERSRMISKDVGANPKYPTLSLKNAEIVEKYYQN
- a CDS encoding TraR/DksA family transcriptional regulator, producing the protein MNGDLETIYTELLQMKEELQSKLFEYASFRSPAEHVTMNEVQTTTLLYHIKEELQDVSLAIAKIEQGTYGICEVTGDVIPLEQMSILPTARTVDDFLYHKQYEKKAFTPYPHESNDPHFEAFHM
- the lspA gene encoding signal peptidase II; this translates as MFYYIIAFVIICLDQLTKWLIVKNMMLGDSYPVIDGFFYITSHRNSGAAWGILQGQMWFFYVITLVVIAGIVYYLQKHGKKDKLLGVALALMLGGAIGNFIDRIFRQEVVDFAHFVFGNYHYPIFNIADSSLCVGVILLFIQMLLDGKKTKESTT
- a CDS encoding RluA family pseudouridine synthase, giving the protein MNQVNIAVSEEQTSERLDKFLSTTEPEWSRTQVQQWVKDGLIEVNGKQVKANYKVQAGDQIKVEIPEPEALDVEAEAMDLDIYYEDADVLVVNKPRGMVVHPAPGHVSGTLVNGLMAHCTDLSGINGVMRPGIVHRIDKDTSGLLMVAKNDMAHESLVNQLVAKTVTRKYTAVVHGIIQHDTGTIDAPIGRDKKDRQSMTVTKESSKQAVTHFDVIERFQDFTLVECRLETGRTHQIRVHMKYIGYPLAGDPKYGPRKTVDFNGQLLHAGVLGFDHPRTGEYIEFTAPIPADMQAFIDSLRNND